Proteins encoded by one window of Salvia splendens isolate huo1 chromosome 14, SspV2, whole genome shotgun sequence:
- the LOC121763945 gene encoding outer envelope pore protein 21, chloroplastic-like — protein METSFRYGGDSKSLRIHAKEKIFISPNSVFQLQGELDTKLGAPTFVNGMLRHFHPRLSASLGIGVWYNKRDKVHYHIRGKKTFPVTGDGLLSFNVKGRSNINKELKQIDYSAATELVWSIFDVKKDQDVRIKLGYNVIDKILYMQVRENNWTFNIDQNRRWTVRYDL, from the exons ATGGAAACTTCGTTTAGGTATGGTGGAGATTCCAAGTCCCTCCGGATTCATGCTAAGGAAAAAATCTTCATTTCCCCCAACTCCGTCTTCCAG CTTCAAGGGGAGCTCGACACGAAGCTTGGAGCTCCTACCTTCGTGAACGGAATGCTTAGACACTTCCATCCTAGG TTATCAGCTAGCCTTGGTATAGGAGTTTGGTACAATAAGCGGGATAAAGTGCACTACCACATACGTGGGAAGAAGACATTTCCCGTGACTGGCGATGGATTGCTTAGCTTCAATGTTAAGGGTCGTTCTAATATCAATAAGGAATTGAAGCAG ATTGATTATTCTGCTGCTACCGAGCTTGTTTGGAGCATCTTTGATGTAAAAAAGGACCAGGATGTACGCATCAAGTTGGGATACAATGTTATTGATAAG ATTCTATATATGCAAGTTCGCGAAAACAATTGGACGTTCAACATTGATCAGAATCGAAGATGGACTGTGAGGTATGACCTTTAA
- the LOC121764796 gene encoding MLO-like protein 9, producing the protein MALVEALEKIKGELMVLGFISLLLTFGQTYITQVCIPEKISRTMLPCEFKDDHHEEGGGGGGGGADAKPPIQDAAHRRRLFSFERRMLGGGSDTPKGCHNGFEPLISVSALHQLHIFIFFLAVFHVFYSAITMMLGRLKIRGWKEWEREIAEETDGTSADAARFRLTHETSFVRSHSNPLMQNPIIFYIVCFFRHILYSVQKPDYSTLRHGFVSVHLSPGTKFDFQKYIKRSLEDDFKVIVGIPPYLWMISVVYLLLNVKGGQVMFILSIIPLMVILAVGTKLQSIISQMAIEIQEKHAVVQGIPLVQVSDRHFWFSNPTLVLHLIHLTLFQNAFEITYFIWITYEFGLHSCFHKYFLLAVIRVCIGVGVQIVCSYITLPLYALVTQMGSNMKKSIFDEQTSKALMSWHNKVKKKHDHDHVPPIRTKKLGECDSSPEHSPNHSGDELATGAAAIAVAQSSIEMSENTPKEQMTDIDLLSGP; encoded by the exons ATGGCATTGGTTGAAGCTCTTGAGAAAATCAAAGGAG AGCTTATGGTGCTCGGATTCATATCCCTACTCCTCACGTTTGGGCAAACTTACATCACGCAAGTCTGCATCCCCGAGAAAATCTCAAGGACGATGCTGCCATGTGAGTTCAAGGATGATCATCATGAggagggtggtggtggtggtggtggtggtgcggatGCGAAGCCTCCAATTCAGGATGCGGCCCATCGGAGGAGGCTCTTCTCGTTCGAACGAAGGATGTTGGGAGGGGGTTCTGACACACCCAAAGGCTGTCATAAT GGATTTGAGCCTCTGATCTCTGTAAGTGCACTTCATCAACTCCACATATTCATCTTCTTCTTGGCCGTGTTTCACGTCTTCTACAGCGCTATAACTATGATGCTCGGGAGGCTCAAG ATTCGAGGATGGAAGGAATGGGAGAGAGAGATTGCAGAGGAAACTGATGGAACTTCTG CTGATGCTGCAAGATTCAGGCTTACACATGAAACCTCGTTTGTCAGAAGCCATTCGAACCCGTTGATGCAAAATCCCATCATATTTTACATA GTCTGTTTTTTCCGACACATACTGTATTCGGTCCAGAAGCCCGACTACTCCACTCTACGCCATGGATTTGTATCA GTCCATCTGTCTCCTGGGACGAAGTTCGACTTTCAGAAATACATCAAGAGGTCGTTGGAAGATGACTTCAAAGTGATTGTGGGAATTCC GCCATATCTGTGGATGATATCAGTCGTGTATCTGCTGTTGAACGTCAAGG GAGGGCAGGTTATGTTCATCCTGTCGATTATACCCCTAATG GTAATCTTAGCAGTTGGCACGAAGCTGCAGTCGATCATATCACAGATGGCAATCGAGATCCAAGAAAAGCACGCGGTGGTGCAGGGCATCCCACTTGTGCAAGTGTCCGATAGGCATTTCTGGTTCAGCAATCCTACATTAGTCCTTCACTTGATCCATCTCACTCTCTTTCAG AATGCATTCGAGATCACGTACTTCATTTGGATAACG TATGAATTTGGGCTGCATTCATGTTTCCACAAATACTTCCTCCTTGCTGTCATCAGAGTTTGCATAGG GGTAGGCGTGCAGATCGTGTGCAGCTACATTACACTCCCACTCTACGCCCTCGTCACACAG ATGGGATCAAACATGAAGAAGTCCATCTTTGATGAGCAAACTTCCAAGGCGCTGATGAGCTGGCACAACAAGGTCAAGAAGAAGCATGACCACGACCATGTCCCACCCATCCGTACGAAGAAACTAGGAGAGTGCGACTCATCACCCGAGCACTCTCCAAATCACTCAGGTGACGAGCTGGCTACAGGTGCGGCTGCCATTGCTGTTGCTCAGTCGAGCATTGAGATGTCCGAGAACACACCTAAAGAACAGATGACCGACATAGACTTGCTATCGGGGCCTTGA
- the LOC121763655 gene encoding dolichyl-diphosphooligosaccharide--protein glycosyltransferase subunit 1A-like gives MKRLRSDPALLFVLGLFTLFSTGCSDLVISKLDRQIDLSSQIVRFTTSLKIENNGAEAVSKVLLPYSETQAKNLAFLSVTITEGKGKIKTSSDRLPVDVSHPEGMPSSLTWYAVSLPKELGKGGSLTLEVKAAFTHLLTPFPEKITQADAQLVAFQDSAHYLSPYAVKIQSLTVKLPEPKVESYTRLENTKFSGSEIKYGPYENIPSFSLPTILVHFVSNKPFSVAQELVREIEVSHWGNVQVTENYNLIHAGAELKGEFSRLDYQAPPHVRGASALSSLVARLPARAHSIYYRDEIGNISTSNVYSDSAKTLLEIEPRYPMFGGWRTAFTIGYGLPLQDFLFKSGGKRFLDITFGCPMNDIVIENLFVKVILPEGSSDISVVAPFSIKETRETKLSHLDIAGRPVIVLEKTNVVPEHNQNFQVYYRFSTFSLLREPLMLVFGFFLFFVACIAYVHADFTISKSSPSYIAKLQWDEVQTAIQQFQNIMNRVLVIHDKLEASLRDLSRTGDVQACKAARKTADAFLKELTKELKPLLSFLQSSPLALQITPKVDELVLKERELQEKLMLKHSMVVDSYEKKSGGRDIDNRVAAVQQKITLLRQEVDDLLEVIDEI, from the exons ATGAAGCGACTCCGTTCCGATCCCGCTCTACTCTTCGTTTTAGGACTTTTTACGCTTTTTTCCACTGGCTGCTCTGATCTCGTGATTTCCAAATTGGATCGCCAG ATTGATTTATCATCACAGATAGTTCGGTTCACTACATCACTCAAG ATAGAAAATAATGGCGCCGAAGCAGTATCAAAGGTTTTGTTGCCCTATTCTGAAACTCAAGCAAAAAACTTGGCTTTCCTGTCGGTGACAATTACTgaaggaaaaggaaaaattaAAACTTCTTCTGACAGACTGCCTGTTGATGTTTCGCATCCTGAAGGGATGCCTTCATCGTTGACATGGTATGCTGTCTCGTTGCCTAAGGAACTGGGTAAAGGAGGAAGCTTGACTTTGGAGGTTAAAGCTGCATTCACTCATCTACTGACCCCATTCCCTGAGAAGATTACTCAGGCTGATGCTCAGCTGGTTGCCTTCCAAGATAGTGCACATTATCTGTCTCCTTATGCAGTCAAGATCCAGTCACTCACCGTAAAATTACCTGAGCCAAAAGTCGAGTCTTATACAAGATTGGAGAATACCAAGTTTTCTGGTTCAGAAATAAAATACGGTCCTTATGAGAATATTCCTTCTTTCTCCCTCCCAACAATTTTAGTTCACTTTGTGAGCAATAAACCATTTTCCGTTGCTCAAGAGTTGGTACGTGAGATAGAGGTTTCCCATTGGGGAAATGTGCAAGTCACAGAAAACTATAATCTCATTCATGCTGGTGCTGAGCTTAAGGGGGAGTTCTCAAG GCTGGACTATCAAGCGCCACCGCATGTTAGAGGGGCATCAGCATTAAGCAGTCTTGTCGCTAGACTACCAGCAAGAGCTCATTCTATTTACTACAGGGATGAGATAGGGAACATATCTACTTCTAATGTATATAGTGATTCAGCAAAG ACACTTCTTGAAATCGAGCCTCGGTACCCAATGTTTGGTGGCTGGAGAACTGCTTTCACAATTGGATATGGGTTGCCACTTCAAGATTTCTTGTTCAAGTCAGGGGGAAAACGTTTCCTAGACATCACATTTGGTTGCCCAATGAATGATATTGTCATTGAAAATCTCTTTGTGAAG GTCATTTTGCCAGAGGGATCAAGCGATATTTCTGTTGTGGCTCCATTTTCTATCAAAGAGACTCGAGAG ACAAAACTTTCACACCTGGACATTGCTGGCAGACCAGTCATTGTATTGGAAAAGACAAACGTTGTCCCAGAACATAATCAAAATTTTCAG GTCTACTACAGATTCAGCACTTTCTCTCTCCTTAGAGAGCCATTAATGCTGGTTTTTGGGTTTTTCCTCTTTTTCGTCGCGTGTATAGCATATGTGCATGCTGACTTCACAATCTCAAAGTCTTCACCTTCTTATATAGCAAAACTTCAGTGGGATGAG GTCCAAACTGCAATCCAGCAGTTCCAAAATATCATGAACCGTGTATTGGTCATTCACGACAAGCTAGAAGCTTCTCTACGTGACCTTTCAAGGACAGGCGACGTCCAGGCTTGCAAAGCAGCACGCAAAACTGCAGACGCTTTTCTTAAGGAGCTAACGAAGGAGTTGAAACCCCTGTTGTCGTTCTTGCAATCTTCTCCTCTGGCGCTTCAAATAACGCCCAAG GTGGACGAATTGGTACTCAAGGAGAGGGAACTGCAAGAGAAGTTGATGCTGAAACACTCCATGGTCGTTGATTCGTACGAGAAGAAATCCGGTGGTCGGGACATTGACAACCGCGTGGCTGCCGTTCAGCAGAAAATCACACTCTTGAGACAGGAAGTTGATGATCTTCTTGAAGTAATCGATGAGATATAA
- the LOC121765569 gene encoding peptidyl-prolyl cis-trans isomerase FKBP18, chloroplastic: MWTDGLKYYDLVEGKGPVAEKGSTVQVHFDCLYRGITAVSSRESKLLAGNRSIAQPYTFQVGAVPGKERKREFVDNPNGLFSAQAAPKPPKAMYVVTEGMRVGGKRTVIVPPEAGYGPKGMNEIPPGAEFELNIELLEVLPPEDK; this comes from the exons ATGTGGA CTGATGGGCTTAAGTACTACGATCTCGTTGAAGGGAAGGGTCCGGTTGCTGAAAAGGGGTCGACTGTGCAG GTGCATTTTGACTGTTTGTATCGCGGGATTACAGCTGTGTCAAGCCGGGAATCCAAACTCTTGGCCGGGAATAGAAGCATTGCTCAG CCTTACACATTCCAAGTTGGAGCAGTGCCGGGAAAAGAGCGGAAGCGTGAGTTTGTAGACAATCCCAATGGTTTGTTCTCGGCACAGGCTGCACCAAAACCTCCAAAAGCTATGTATGTGGTTACTGAGGGTATGAGAGTTGGAGGGAAG CGGACTGTGATTGTGCCACCGGAGGCGGGCTATGGGCCGAAGGGAATGAATGAAATTCCG CCGGGAGCTGAATTTGAGCTAAATATCGAGCTTCTGGAAGTACTACCGCCCGAAGACAAATGA